Proteins encoded in a region of the Dreissena polymorpha isolate Duluth1 chromosome 6, UMN_Dpol_1.0, whole genome shotgun sequence genome:
- the LOC127833964 gene encoding lysosome-associated membrane glycoprotein 1-like isoform X3, whose amino-acid sequence MFDNTTEINGSCGENAYLTIKWSVDNATYNWTFIQTDSGVDVQMALAFEPRIVFNESTSNETVVMSMTMRTNMGMNTSYRCDDTRRYKAMVSDATGRYFLAMHFRNVRMQAFGLQNGTYSTNVSRCEDVPAPNQHPKGTWRVTEDNKTCILLTAQIMLSLPYDKLGAQGKTMSQIGIQSPVVSGSCAQNSSFIQLLDSDSSLNITITFSQKDNKVNWENVEIRAALDDDRIFPDAANPFGTFSSLNNSMGTNLQTTVSGSYLCNSDTKFTLNDGATLELWTLQYAAFQDNISQFSKDGVNVCKADVKTNSIVPIAVGAALAGLVVIVLIAYLIGRRRNRKGYESV is encoded by the exons ATGTTTGACAACACAACAGAGATTAATGGTAGCTGTGGTGAAAATGCTTATCTCACCATTAAATGGTCGGTGGATAACGCCACCTATAATTGGACATTCATTCAGACAGACAGCGGAGTGGACGTACAGATGGCTCTAGCATTTGAACCTAGAATTGTATTTAATGAAAGCACAAGCAATG AGACAGTTGTGATGTCGATGACAATGAGGACAAACATGGGGATGAACACTTCATACAGGTGTGACGACACTCGCCGCTACAAAGCCATGGTCTCTGATGCTACAGGCAGATATTTCCTGGCCATGCACTTCAGGAATGTTAGGATGCAGGCCTTTGGGCTTCAGAACGGCACATACTCTACCAATG TGAGTCGTTGTGAGGATGTTCCTGCCCCAAACCAGCACCCCAAGGGCACATGGAGAGTAACAGAAGACAACAAAACCTGCATCCTGCTCACAGCACAGATCATGCTCTCTCTGCCTTATGACAAGCTGGGAGCACAG GGCAAGACTATGTCCCAGATTGGTATTCAGAGCCCAGTGGTCAGTGGCAGCTGTGCTCAGAACAGCAGCTTCATCCAGCTCTTAGACTCTGACAGCTCCCTCAACATCACAATCACTTTCTCTCAGAAAGACAACAAAGTCAACTGGGAGAATGTGGAGATCAGAGCAGCATTGGATGATGATAGGATCTTCCCAGATGCTGCCAATC CGTTTGGTACGTTCAGTTCCCTCAACAACAGCATGGGTACCAACCTGCAGACCACAGTGAGTGGCTCCTACCTTTGTAACTCAGACACCAAGTTCACACTGAACGACGGCGCAACTCTTGAGCTGTGGACCTTGCAGTATGCAgccttccaagacaatatctcacagttcagcaaagacg GTGTTAACGTGTGCAAAGCTGATGTGAAGACAAACAGCATTGTACCAATAGCAGTGGGAGCCGCCCTGGCTGGCCTGGTTGTCATAGTGCTCATTGCCTACCTAATTGGTCGCCGTAGAAACAGGAAGGGATACGAGTCTGTGTAG
- the LOC127833964 gene encoding lysosome-associated membrane glycoprotein 1-like isoform X2 → MIAKLVVASLLIGVCGATSYRWPETGEPCVMIDFDSLNRLWWEDTNRTIHKLSDWMFDNTTEINGSCGENAYLTIKWSVDNATYNWTFIQTDSGVDVQMALAFEPRIVFNESTSNETVVMSMTMRTNMGMNTSYRCDDTRRYKAMVSDATGRYFLAMHFRNVRMQAFGLQNGTYSTNVSRCEDVPAPNQHPKGTWRVTEDNKTCILLTAQIMLSLPYDKLGAQGKTMSQIGIQSPVVSGSCAQNSSFIQLLDSDSSLNITITFSQKDNKVNWENVEIRAALDDDRIFPDAANPFGTFSSLNNSMGTNLQTTVSGSYLCNSDTKFTLNDGATLELWTLQYAAFQDNISQFSKDGVNVCKADVKTNSIVPIAVGAALAGLVVIVLIAYLIGRRRNRKGYESV, encoded by the exons GTGGAGCTACCAGCTATCGATGGCCTGAGACTGGAGAACCCTGTGTCATGATTGATTTTGATTCACTCAACAGACTTTGGTGGGAGGACACGAACAGGACTATTCAT AAACTCAGTGATTGGATGTTTGACAACACAACAGAGATTAATGGTAGCTGTGGTGAAAATGCTTATCTCACCATTAAATGGTCGGTGGATAACGCCACCTATAATTGGACATTCATTCAGACAGACAGCGGAGTGGACGTACAGATGGCTCTAGCATTTGAACCTAGAATTGTATTTAATGAAAGCACAAGCAATG AGACAGTTGTGATGTCGATGACAATGAGGACAAACATGGGGATGAACACTTCATACAGGTGTGACGACACTCGCCGCTACAAAGCCATGGTCTCTGATGCTACAGGCAGATATTTCCTGGCCATGCACTTCAGGAATGTTAGGATGCAGGCCTTTGGGCTTCAGAACGGCACATACTCTACCAATG TGAGTCGTTGTGAGGATGTTCCTGCCCCAAACCAGCACCCCAAGGGCACATGGAGAGTAACAGAAGACAACAAAACCTGCATCCTGCTCACAGCACAGATCATGCTCTCTCTGCCTTATGACAAGCTGGGAGCACAG GGCAAGACTATGTCCCAGATTGGTATTCAGAGCCCAGTGGTCAGTGGCAGCTGTGCTCAGAACAGCAGCTTCATCCAGCTCTTAGACTCTGACAGCTCCCTCAACATCACAATCACTTTCTCTCAGAAAGACAACAAAGTCAACTGGGAGAATGTGGAGATCAGAGCAGCATTGGATGATGATAGGATCTTCCCAGATGCTGCCAATC CGTTTGGTACGTTCAGTTCCCTCAACAACAGCATGGGTACCAACCTGCAGACCACAGTGAGTGGCTCCTACCTTTGTAACTCAGACACCAAGTTCACACTGAACGACGGCGCAACTCTTGAGCTGTGGACCTTGCAGTATGCAgccttccaagacaatatctcacagttcagcaaagacg GTGTTAACGTGTGCAAAGCTGATGTGAAGACAAACAGCATTGTACCAATAGCAGTGGGAGCCGCCCTGGCTGGCCTGGTTGTCATAGTGCTCATTGCCTACCTAATTGGTCGCCGTAGAAACAGGAAGGGATACGAGTCTGTGTAG